In Sphingomonas sp. SUN019, the genomic window TTCGCGCGAACAGCCGCCGATCGCGATCAGCGGGAGCGCGCACGAAACGAGAAAACTACGCATGAAACCATGTCCGTGTAACGATATTCGTTCCGGGCCGACGCGCGAAACCGCGGGCTGTTTACGGTCTGAGCGCCGCGTCGTCGGTATCGTTCAGCGTTTCGTCGTCCGCATTGCCGTCGTCGAAATCGACCTGCGCTTCGTCTTCGTCGATATCGTCGTCCGACTGATCGGCGTCGTCGTCCGTCGTCGCGACCTCGTTATCGCTCATCAACAGATCGTCTTCGGCCTCTTCCTCGTCGTCCTCGGCGTCGATGTCGGGATCGAGATCGACGATGATGTTCCCGTCTGTCGGCCCGTCGCGCGTCGCCTCCAGTATTTCGGCGCGCTGGCTTTCGTCATAGCCGTCCTCGTCATAGCCGTCGTCGCCGCTGCCATGCCCGCCTACCTGATGACCGCCCATGTCGTCGTCTCCATCTGTATGGGCAAGCAACGGCGGAGCGGGGCCGCGGGTTCCGTCAGGCGGGCTGGAACAGGCGGCCGCGTTCGGTCTTTGCGGCGAGCGCCAGCGCGACCAGCGCGGCGAGCAGGAACCCGCCGACCATCGGCAGCACGCTGCCGTCGAAGCCCTGACCGATCGCCGCGCCCAATGCGGTGCCGAGCGTCATCGCCAGGAAACCCTGCACGCTGGAGGCGGTGCCCGCGATATGCCCCATCTTCTCCATCGCCATCGCCGAGAAATTGGACGTCGAGAGCGCAAAGCACGCCATCATCACCGCCATCAATATTCCAAAGCCGATCAGCGATTCATATCCTGCCGCCGCGATGGCGAAGTGCAAGGCGCTGGCGGTGATTAGCAGCACCAGCGCGCCGTGCGCGATCCGCCTTGTGCCGAGGCTCATCACGATGCGCGAGTTGAGCAGGTTGGCGACCGCCATCATCCCCGCCGTCGTGGCGAACACGACCACCAGCAGCTTAGGTCGCGCGAACGTTTCCGCCATGATCTGTTCGATCGAGCCGAGATAGCCGTAGAGCGCCCCCGTCAGCGCCGCGGCGGCCAGCGTGTAGCCGAGCGAATAACGGTCGGTCAGCGTGATGCGCCACCCGGCCAGGATCGGCGCGGCCTCGATCGGGCGGCGATCCTCCGCGTGCAACGTCTCGGGCATCCGGACCCAGAGCCACGCCATCACGACCAGCGCGAGACCTGCGACGACCCAGAAGATCGTCCGCCAGTCGCCGAACAGCAGCACGGCGGCACCAAAGGCAGGTGCTGCGATCGGCACGATCATGAAGATCATGAAGGCGAGCGACATGATCCGCGCCATCGCGCGCCCGGAATAACAATCGCGCACCATCGCGACGGTCGCCACGCGGGTCGCCGCGACGCATGCGCCGCCCGCAAAGCGCGCCGCCAGCAGCAGCTCGAAACTGCCCGCGATCGCCGCGCAGACGTTCGCCACGGCGTAGAGCGCGAGCGACACCAGCAGCACGTTGCGGCGGCCGTAGCGATCCGCGAGCGGGCCGTGGATCAACTGCGCGACGCCAAAGCCCGCCCCGAACACCATGATGACGTACTGGCGATGATTAGCGACCGTGACGCCGAGCGAGTCGGCAATGGCCGGAAGCGCGGGGAGCATCGAATCGATGCCGAGCGCGCCCATCGCCATCAGCGACGCGATCAGCGCGACGAATTCGCGCGTGCCGATCGGCGCGCCGTCGATCGCTGCGCCGCGATCGGGCGTATTCGGTTCGGCGCTGGGCATGATGGGCCAAGTAGGGATCGCAGACGGCGAAGTCACCCCTTGCGCCGGGCTTGTGGACGCAGCGCATACGTATTAACTGTATTGCCTAAACAACACAGCGGAGTGGCTGCGATGAACCGTCTTTTCCTGCCCGTCGTCCTTTTCGCCTTGCCGCTGGCGGCGTGCGACCGGGGCGATAACGGCACGTCGATTTCGATCAACGGCAATTCCGCGGGCGCCAGCGTCGACGGCAAATCGGGCGAAGTGAAGATCGACACGCCGGTGTTCAAGGGCAGCTTCAACCTGCCCAAGATGAACCTGACCGCCGACAATTTCGACATCAACGGCGTGCATCTGTACCCTGGATCGCGCATCGCGGACATGAACATCAATGCGCAAGGAGAGGGCGACGGAACCGTCAGCGTGAAGTTCGACAGCCCGGCGACCCCCGCGAAGGTGCACGACTGGTTCGTGAAGGAATTCGAGAAAGCGGGGGTAAAGGTCAGCGCGGACGGCAATGGTCTGAAGGGAACGACCGAGGATAAGCCGTTCCGCATCGACCTGACCCCGCAGGGCGAGCGCGCCTCGGGGACGGTGACGATTGGCTGAACCGGGCGGCTGAAACGCGCGCGGCCGAGAAACTGCTTCGACCCCCTGCGTGGCGGGCTTCGGGCCTTGGGCGGCTCAAGCGGTGACCGGCATCCATTCGCCGGGCTTCAGCCCGTCGACCGTCCAGTCGCCGACGCGCCAGCGTACCAGCCGCAGGGTCGGGTGACCGACCGCCGCGGTCATGCGACGGACCTGGCGATTGCGGCCTTCGCGGATCGTCAGGCTGATCCAGCAATCGGGGATGCTCTTTCGCACGCGGATCGGCGGGTCGCGCGGCCATAGCGCTGGGTCGGCGATTCGCTCGACCTCGGCCGGGCGGGTCGGGCCGTCCTTCAACTGGACCCCGCGGCGCAGCGCGTCGAGACTGGCCGCATCGGGTTCGCCCTCGACCTGCACCAGATAGGTCTTGGGCAATTTGAACCGCGGATCGGCGATCCGCGACTGCAAACGACCGTCGTCGGTCAGCAGCAGCAACCCCTCGCTATCGAGGTCGAGCCGTCCCGCGGGGTAAACGCCGGGGAGGTCGATGAAATCCGATAGCGTCGGCCGCGCGCCGTCCGTGCCGCGGTCCGTGAACTGCGGCAGGACGCCGTAGGGTTTGTTGAACAGGATCAGCCGCGGCATCGGGCGATGGCATGTGGCGGGGTCGGGGCGTCGATGCGCGACATGGCGACGGCCCTAACAAGCGGCGATGCGGCGCGCCAATGCTAAGCCATGACGCTTTCGTTCGGCGCTGGCCGTTCCAGCCGCGGGCTCGCTAGCGGAGATAGCGGCGGGGCCGATCGCCGGAGCAGGTGGCGAGGAAGGTGACGCTGGCTTCGACCGAGCCCGTTTCAGTACGGACGGTCAACGTGGCGCGATGTTCGCCCTCCCAGCCGCCCAGTTCGCCCTCTACGGTGCTACCCTGTCCCGCCGGGTGGCCGTCGAGCGTCCAGGAGAGCAGGTCATCGGGCAACCGTTCTCCGCTCGAAGAAGCGGCCATGCCCCATAGCCGCACCGGTTCGCTGTTCAGCACAACGCTGCCTTCGCGCGGCCAGAGGATGGCGACGGCCGGCGGGCGATCGGGAATGGTCACGTCCGCCGGGCTGGACACCACGGTGTGCAGGCCATCGACGGCGACGACCTCGACCAACGCCTGACCCGGTCGCAGCGCCGCGACCGCCACGCGCGCCTCCGACGCGGGGGCACCGCGGGCCGGGTCCGTGCCGGGCACGATGGTGAGCGTTTCCCAATCCTCGGCGCGCCGGTCTTCGGTTCGCGCGCGCGACCAGCGGAGGATGTAATGCGTCTGCGGACTCGCGCCACGCACCACCCAGCGGATCAGCAGTTCGTCGCCTTCGACGGATGCCGACACCGTTTCGAACACGGGGATCTGCTCGTCGGCGAGGCGCGACCACAGCACGGCGTCATCGCGCACGATGCGAATTTCGCCGATGTCGTCGCGATCGGGGAGCACCGCCTCGACCAGTCCGGATTCGAAGCCGGGTTCGGGATCGTAGCCGCCGTGCTCGCCACTGCCGCAGCCGCATCCCGAGGCGAACAGCGGCGCCCGCCGCAGCCGTGCGCGGTCGACCAGCACGCCTTGCCGGTCGCGCACCTCGACCGCGACGCCCGGCACAACCGTGCCGACGGGGCCTGGACGAGTGGGCAGGCGCAGCACCGAGAGCTGTTCGAACCGGCCGCCGCGCAGCAATCCGGTGACGAGGATCAGGGGCTGCACCTTGCTCATGCGATACAGGATGCGCGGGCGATCGAATTCGATCGGGCCGGGGCGCGGCAGATCGAGTTCGGGGAAGAATTGATCGTCCACCCAATCAGGCAATTTGGGTCCGGGTTCGGTCAAATGCCGCGGATCGAGCAAGGCGTGACCGATCAGCGCGCGATAGTGATACGGGCCGATCCATGGCGACCCGCAATAGGACATGAAGTCGCTGACCGCCGGGACGGCGATCGCGTTGTTGCGCAGATCGACGCCATATTCGCCGATCGACGCCATGCGCGCCGCCGGCGTGTCATACGGCCGATACGCGGGATAATTCGGGTCGTTGGGATCGCCGGGCGTCAGGTTGCACGGCGCATGGCCGAAGCCGAGGACATGGCCGCATTCATGTGCGAACGCCGGTGCGTCGCCGACCAGCCCCGCGCCCACCCCGCCCTGTCCGCCACAGCCGCTGTTGAAGCCGATCGGGATCGCTGCCGGCGCCAGACCGTAATAAATACGATCGGTCCGGTTGCCGTCCGCCGACTTCAGCAGGTTGAGCCAGTACAGCAACGCATTCCAACTGGGCGCGCAACCGCCCGGATCCTTCGCGTCCGGCGCGCCGGAGAGCGGCGCGAACCAGTTGAAGTCGCCGGTCAGGGTGATGTCGGGCTGGTCCTCGACCGGGAACATCGCGACCGCCGTCGCCGCGGTGCGGGCGAAATCCGCCAGCGTCGGGCGCGCGAGCGTGATGTCGTTTCCCGCCGCATCGGGGCCGCGGTAGCTGATCGCGATGCCGCGTACGCGGAGCGTCTGGCGCAGACCGGCCGTAACATCGATCGACATCTCGTCGGTGTCCGCGCCATCGGCCGAGCGCACCTGCGCGGTTAGCCGAAGGCGGTAGCCGACCAGCGCCGCCGGAATGCGGAAGTTGAGCGACGCATCCAGACTACCGCGTTCACCGGCATAGTCCGGATCAGCCTCGGCCGTGGTTGTGCCGGGCGGCAGCGGCATGAGCGTTTTGACGACGGTCGGCCCCGCACGCCAGCTCAGCCGTTCGATCTTCAGCGTGCCGGTCACACCCGAAAGCGGACCGGCGCGGTTGCGGACATAGACCCGCACCAGCGCCGATTTGCCCGCGATGAGCGGAATCGAATTGTCGGGACCGCGAACCGCCGCATCGGTCAGATGGTCGCTGGCATGGTAGTATTGCGTCGACTGCGTGATCTCGATGCCGTCGACCCGCAGGCCGAAAATCTTGTAGATATCGAGCGCGTCCTTGAAGAACTGCTCCAGCGTGAGCTTCAACGGGTCGGACATGATGCCTCCGATCGGCGCGAGAGCACATGGCCGGGGCAAGGCGAACTCGCGCACGCACGATGCAGGAAACGCTAACCTGGATCAGTGATAGTGCGCTGCGTCCGAAGCCGCAACGAAGCCGCCCGGTCGAAATCCCATGTCAATGTAACTATTCCAGCGTGACGATTGGACGAAAGGCCCCCTCACGATGGGCTGGCCGCGCCGCGATCACATCCCGCTAAGCCTCGACCTCCAGCCGCTCGCTCGCCTCCAGCCAGCGCGCCTCTGTCGCCTCCAGTTTCGCCTGCACCTCGGCGCGCTTCTTCGACAGGTCGCTCATCGACAGTTTGGCGAAGCGGGGTTCGGCGCCGGAGGGATCGAACATCGCGCGGTCCAGCGCGCCGCGTTCCTTGGTGAGCTTTGCGGTTTCGGTTTCCAGGTCGCGGACGGTTTTCCGCAGCGCGAGATCCTTTTCGCGCGCCTCCGCGACGGCCTTCTTGTCGGCTTTCCGCTCGGCCTTGGTGCCCTTGGCGCTGTCGCCGCGTAAGATCATCGCGATGTAATCGTCGAGCGTGCCGTCATATTCTCGCGCGGTGCCGTCGTCGACCAGCACCAGACGGTCGGCGGTGAGTTCGAGCATGTGGCGGTCGTGGCTGACCAGCACCACCGCGCCGGTGTAATCGTTCAGCGCCTGCACCAGCGCCTCGCGCGCATCGACGTCGAGATGGTTGGTCGGTTCGTCGAGGATCAGCAGATGCGGGGCTTCGCGCGTGATCAGCGCCAGCGCGAGGCGCGCGCGTTCGCCGCCGGAGAGCTTGCCGACCTTCGTTATCGCCTTGTCGCCCGAAAAGCCGAAGCGGCCGAGTTGCGCGCGGACGGCGGCGGGGGTCGCGCCCTTCATGATGCGCGTCATGTGTTCGAGCGGGGTGTCGTCGGTGTCGAGTTCCTCCACCTGATACTGGGTGAAGTACCCGACCTTCATCTTGCCCGTTGCGGACATCGCGCCGTCCATCGGCGCGAGCTGCGCGGCGAGCAAGCGGGCGAGTGTGGTCTTGCCGTTGCCGTTGCGGCCGAGCAGCGCAATCCGGTCGTCGGGGTCGAGGCGCAGGTTCAGCCGCTTTAGAATCGGCACGTCGCTATACCCGACGCTCGCCATGTCGAGCGTGATGAGCGGCGGGCGCAGTTCGTCGGGGTTGGGGAAGCCGAACGAGAGCGAGGGATCGTTCGCCATCTCCGCGATCGGCTGCATCCGCGCGAGCATCTTCTGGCGGCTCTGCGCCTGTTTCGCGGTGGAGGCGCGGGCGGAGTTGCGCGCGACATAATCCTGCAGCTTGGCGCGCTGCGCATCCTGGTTGGCCTTGGCGGCGGCGAGCTGAGCCATGCGTTCGGCGCGCTGGCGTTCGAACGCGTCGTATCCGCCCGGGTAGAGCGTGATCTTGCCGTTCTGCAGGTGCAGGATGTGATCGACGACGTTGTTCAGGAAATCGCGTTCGTGGCTGACGACGACGATCGTCGCCTTGTAGCTTTGCAGGAAATCCTCGAGCCACATGACCGCCTCGAGATCGAGATGGTTCGACGGCTCGTCGAGCAGCAGCAGGTCGGGCTGTGAAAACAGCAAAGCGGCGAGCGCGACGCGCATCTTCCACCCGCCCGAAAAGCTGTCGAGCGGACGCGACTGCATCTCCTCGTCGAAGCCGAGGCCGATCAATATCTGCGCGGCGCGGGCGGGGGCGGTATAGGCGTCGATCGCGATCAGGCGTTCGTACACGTCGCCGAGCCGGTCGGGGTCCTGGCAGGTATCGGCCTCCGCCAGCAGCACGCGGCGTTCGATATCGGCGGCCAGCACAGTTTCGAACGGGCTGTCGGCGCCGTGCGGGGCCTCCTGCGCGATATAGCCGATACGGCTGCCGCGCGGCATGTCCGCGCTGCCGCCATCGGGCTCCAGCAGCCCGGCGATGACGCGCACCATCGTCGATTTGCCCGCGCCGTTGCGCCCGATCAGCCCGACGCGGCTGCCCGGCGGCAACGCCGCGGTCGCGCCGTCGAGGATCGTGCGGCCGCCAAGGCGCACGGTGATGCCGTTGAGATTGAGCATGATGGCGGGGCCGGTAGCAGATGTGGGGCGGTTTGCCGAGCCTTGGTTACTCAGCCCTAAACACCGTTCGCTCAGGGCGAACGGGGGTTGGGTACGGCGCCGCCAACGTGCCGCTCGCCGCGCGCTTCAGCGAGTTTCGTCTGCCGGTGCCGTTCGGCATAGCCCGCGCGCTGGGTTTCGTCGCGGCGATCGTGGCAGCGCGGGCAGGCGACGCCCTCCTCATACAACGGCGATGTGCGGTCCTGCGGGCTGACCGGCATCCGGCAGCCGCGGCAGAGTTCGTGCGTGCCGGGCGTCAGCGCGTGGCCGACCGCGACGCGTTCGTCAAACACGAAGCATTCGCCGTGCCAACGGCTTTCCGCTTCCGGGACGGTCTCCAGGTAACGCAGGATGCCGCCGTCGAGGTGGAATACGTCTTCAATCCCCTGCGCCTTGACGAAGGCGGTCGCCTTCTCGCAGCGGATGCCGCCGGTGCAGAACATCGCGATGCGCTTGCCGTCCAGTTCGTCGCGGTGTGCGGCGAACCAGGCGGGGAAATCGCGGAAGCTGTGCGTGTCCGGGTTCACCGCCCCGGCGAAGGTTCCGACCGCGACCTCGTAATCGTTGCGCGTGTCGATCACGATCGTATCGGGCGCGTCGATCAGCGCGTTCCAGTCTTCGGGCGCGACATACGTCCCGACCTCGCGCAGCGGGTCGATGTCGGGCACGCCCATCGTGACGATCTCGCGCTTCAGGCGCACCTTCAGGCGGTGGAACGGCATGGCGTCGGTCTGCGCGTCCTTGACCTCGAGGTCGGCGCAACCGGGCAGAGCGCGGATATGGTCGAGCACGCGTTCGACGCCGGCGTCCGGCCCCGCGATCGTGCCGTTGATCCCCTCGGGCGCCAGCAGGATCGTGCCGCGCACGCCCGCGTCTTCGCACAGCGCTAACAACGGATCGCGCAACGCGGCGCAGTCGGGGAACGGTGCGAAGCGGTACAGCGCGGCGACGCGGATCGTCCGCGATGCGGTCACGCGGGGTTATGCTTGGTCAGGAACGCCTCCATCGCCTCCAGGAACGACTGACGGTCCTCGGCGCGGCTGAAATGATGATCGGCGAGCGGCTGTTCAAGGTATTCGACCGGCTTGCCCGCCTTGCGCAGCTTCTGCACCAAGGCGCGCGACTGCCGCACCGGCACCACGCGATCCTTGGCACCATGCACGACCAGCAGCGGGATCGTGAACTGTTCGGGATAGTTGACCGGCGACACCGCGGCGAGATCGGGCGCCTGCTTGCGCATCCAGTCCTTGCGCGCGCCCGCGCCCAGGAAGCGCCCGTCATAGCGCATCATCGCGTTGAGATCGGACACGCCGGCATAAGCGATCGCACAGCGAAACAGCGGGCCGTCGCGCTGCGCCGCGCGCTCCGCGGCGTAACCGCCGTAGGATGCGCCGA contains:
- a CDS encoding rhodanese-related sulfurtransferase, whose amino-acid sequence is MTASRTIRVAALYRFAPFPDCAALRDPLLALCEDAGVRGTILLAPEGINGTIAGPDAGVERVLDHIRALPGCADLEVKDAQTDAMPFHRLKVRLKREIVTMGVPDIDPLREVGTYVAPEDWNALIDAPDTIVIDTRNDYEVAVGTFAGAVNPDTHSFRDFPAWFAAHRDELDGKRIAMFCTGGIRCEKATAFVKAQGIEDVFHLDGGILRYLETVPEAESRWHGECFVFDERVAVGHALTPGTHELCRGCRMPVSPQDRTSPLYEEGVACPRCHDRRDETQRAGYAERHRQTKLAEARGERHVGGAVPNPRSP
- a CDS encoding DNA primase; the encoded protein is MGGHQVGGHGSGDDGYDEDGYDESQRAEILEATRDGPTDGNIIVDLDPDIDAEDDEEEAEDDLLMSDNEVATTDDDADQSDDDIDEDEAQVDFDDGNADDETLNDTDDAALRP
- a CDS encoding ABC-F family ATP-binding cassette domain-containing protein, which encodes MLNLNGITVRLGGRTILDGATAALPPGSRVGLIGRNGAGKSTMVRVIAGLLEPDGGSADMPRGSRIGYIAQEAPHGADSPFETVLAADIERRVLLAEADTCQDPDRLGDVYERLIAIDAYTAPARAAQILIGLGFDEEMQSRPLDSFSGGWKMRVALAALLFSQPDLLLLDEPSNHLDLEAVMWLEDFLQSYKATIVVVSHERDFLNNVVDHILHLQNGKITLYPGGYDAFERQRAERMAQLAAAKANQDAQRAKLQDYVARNSARASTAKQAQSRQKMLARMQPIAEMANDPSLSFGFPNPDELRPPLITLDMASVGYSDVPILKRLNLRLDPDDRIALLGRNGNGKTTLARLLAAQLAPMDGAMSATGKMKVGYFTQYQVEELDTDDTPLEHMTRIMKGATPAAVRAQLGRFGFSGDKAITKVGKLSGGERARLALALITREAPHLLILDEPTNHLDVDAREALVQALNDYTGAVVLVSHDRHMLELTADRLVLVDDGTAREYDGTLDDYIAMILRGDSAKGTKAERKADKKAVAEAREKDLALRKTVRDLETETAKLTKERGALDRAMFDPSGAEPRFAKLSMSDLSKKRAEVQAKLEATEARWLEASERLEVEA
- a CDS encoding pseudouridine synthase, which codes for MPRLILFNKPYGVLPQFTDRGTDGARPTLSDFIDLPGVYPAGRLDLDSEGLLLLTDDGRLQSRIADPRFKLPKTYLVQVEGEPDAASLDALRRGVQLKDGPTRPAEVERIADPALWPRDPPIRVRKSIPDCWISLTIREGRNRQVRRMTAAVGHPTLRLVRWRVGDWTVDGLKPGEWMPVTA
- a CDS encoding multidrug effflux MFS transporter codes for the protein MPSAEPNTPDRGAAIDGAPIGTREFVALIASLMAMGALGIDSMLPALPAIADSLGVTVANHRQYVIMVFGAGFGVAQLIHGPLADRYGRRNVLLVSLALYAVANVCAAIAGSFELLLAARFAGGACVAATRVATVAMVRDCYSGRAMARIMSLAFMIFMIVPIAAPAFGAAVLLFGDWRTIFWVVAGLALVVMAWLWVRMPETLHAEDRRPIEAAPILAGWRITLTDRYSLGYTLAAAALTGALYGYLGSIEQIMAETFARPKLLVVVFATTAGMMAVANLLNSRIVMSLGTRRIAHGALVLLITASALHFAIAAAGYESLIGFGILMAVMMACFALSTSNFSAMAMEKMGHIAGTASSVQGFLAMTLGTALGAAIGQGFDGSVLPMVGGFLLAALVALALAAKTERGRLFQPA